A region from the Natronoarchaeum mannanilyticum genome encodes:
- the hisG gene encoding ATP phosphoribosyltransferase encodes MRIAVPNKGRLHDPTLDLLERAGLPVVDGADRKLYADTVDPDVTLLFARAADIPEYVSDGAADVGITGHDQISEAEPDNVTELLDLGFGQCRLVLAAPEDGDIEAVEDLAGKKVATEFPTITRRYFEDRGVDPEIVEVTGATELTPHVEMADAIVDITSTGTTLKVNRLAIIDEVLDSSVRLFAREDVADDEKVQQIATALESVLAADGKRYLMMNVPEDSLDDVRDVIPGMGGPTVMDIADGDEALVAVHAVVDESDVFETINDVKRAGASDILVTEIERLVE; translated from the coding sequence ATGCGAATCGCCGTCCCCAACAAGGGTCGCCTGCACGACCCCACGCTGGACCTGCTGGAGCGCGCCGGGCTGCCCGTCGTCGACGGCGCCGACCGGAAGCTGTACGCCGACACCGTCGACCCCGACGTGACGCTGCTGTTCGCGCGGGCCGCGGACATCCCCGAGTACGTCAGCGACGGCGCCGCCGACGTCGGCATCACCGGCCACGACCAGATCTCGGAAGCCGAGCCGGACAACGTCACCGAGCTGCTCGATCTCGGCTTCGGGCAGTGCCGACTCGTGCTGGCGGCGCCCGAGGATGGCGACATCGAGGCGGTCGAGGACCTGGCCGGCAAGAAGGTCGCCACCGAGTTCCCGACGATCACGCGCCGGTACTTCGAGGACCGGGGCGTCGACCCCGAGATCGTCGAGGTGACGGGCGCGACCGAGCTCACGCCCCACGTCGAGATGGCCGACGCCATCGTCGACATCACCAGCACGGGGACGACGCTGAAGGTCAACCGGCTGGCGATCATCGACGAGGTGCTCGACAGCTCGGTCCGCCTGTTCGCCCGCGAGGACGTCGCCGACGACGAGAAAGTTCAACAGATCGCCACGGCGCTGGAGTCGGTGCTGGCCGCCGACGGGAAGCGCTACCTGATGATGAACGTCCCCGAGGACAGTCTGGACGACGTGCGCGACGTGATTCCGGGGATGGGCGGGCCGACGGTCATGGACATCGCCGACGGGGACGAAGCTCTCGTCGCCGTCCACGCCGTCGTCGACGAGAGCGACGTGTTCGAGACGATCAACGACGTCAAGCGGGCGGGCGCGAGCGACATCCTCGTCACCGAGATCGAGCGGCTGGTCGAGTAG
- a CDS encoding HalOD1 output domain-containing protein translates to MITHPSSTGDGVDDSARPALAVVRTIAAATGRPTHELAPLYDSIDPDALDALGEHARRRSASTRLSFSHDGVDVELRVSPTGELTVDVDPA, encoded by the coding sequence ATGATCACGCACCCCTCCTCGACGGGCGACGGCGTCGACGATTCGGCGCGCCCCGCGCTCGCCGTCGTACGAACGATCGCGGCCGCCACCGGTCGTCCGACCCACGAGCTCGCCCCGCTGTACGACTCGATCGATCCCGACGCCCTGGACGCGCTCGGCGAGCACGCCCGCCGACGGTCGGCGTCGACCAGACTATCCTTCTCTCACGACGGCGTCGACGTCGAACTGCGCGTCTCGCCGACGGGCGAGCTCACCGTCGACGTCGATCCGGCGTAG
- a CDS encoding bacterio-opsin activator domain-containing protein — protein sequence MAVPSAASDDGVELVFEIRDERYLFTTLSAELDCEVVARQIVQRSDGDLLEFFSVAGADPEAVTAFASAFPGVERARTIPRADDELLVEVVLSGPCLGAAIADAGAVARDAVAVDGVATVSVDVPPGVAPRSVYDAIEERHEVTRLVSKRQQSTTGIVPISDVDRLLDPLTDKQLRALKVALAGGYYDWPRQSTASECAEALGVSQPTFSQHLRRAESKLLTAVFQTATRASVDRDARPDPDHLSS from the coding sequence ATGGCAGTGCCTTCGGCCGCGTCGGACGACGGCGTCGAACTCGTCTTCGAGATCCGCGACGAGAGATACCTCTTCACGACGCTCTCGGCGGAACTCGACTGCGAAGTCGTCGCCCGCCAGATCGTCCAGCGCTCCGACGGCGACCTGCTGGAGTTCTTCTCGGTCGCCGGCGCCGATCCCGAGGCGGTGACGGCGTTCGCGTCGGCGTTCCCCGGCGTCGAGCGCGCCCGGACGATCCCCCGCGCTGACGACGAACTGCTCGTGGAGGTGGTGCTCTCGGGGCCGTGTCTCGGCGCGGCGATCGCCGACGCCGGCGCCGTCGCGCGGGACGCCGTGGCCGTCGACGGCGTCGCGACGGTTTCGGTCGACGTGCCGCCGGGCGTCGCTCCCCGGTCGGTGTACGACGCGATCGAGGAGCGCCACGAGGTGACGAGACTGGTCTCGAAGCGCCAGCAGTCGACGACCGGGATCGTCCCGATCAGCGACGTCGACCGGCTGCTCGACCCGCTGACCGACAAGCAACTGCGCGCGCTGAAGGTCGCGCTCGCAGGGGGGTACTACGACTGGCCGCGCCAGAGCACCGCGAGCGAGTGCGCGGAGGCCCTGGGCGTCTCGCAGCCGACGTTCAGCCAGCACCTCCGGCGCGCCGAGTCGAAGCTCCTGACGGCCGTCTTCCAGACTGCGACGCGGGCGTCGGTCGACCGCGACGCGCGGCCCGACCCCGATCACCTATCCTCATAG
- a CDS encoding DUF7473 family protein, with protein MVGLAPAQSVPLGSVPAVLGTLLIAAVFYGVTAHVAARYVLGDVDFEQGLFVGIVPAAILVVGVWLLGEGIGLYVALIGALVGDFVAIDRIYDPGLKWSVAVTLVHYAVSVLLGTAVTSLFV; from the coding sequence ATGGTCGGTCTCGCGCCCGCGCAGTCGGTCCCCCTCGGTTCGGTGCCGGCGGTGCTGGGCACGCTGTTGATCGCCGCCGTGTTCTACGGCGTCACCGCTCACGTCGCCGCCCGGTACGTGCTCGGCGACGTCGACTTCGAGCAGGGGCTGTTCGTCGGGATCGTGCCCGCGGCGATCCTCGTCGTCGGCGTCTGGCTGCTCGGCGAGGGGATCGGGCTGTACGTCGCCCTGATCGGCGCGCTCGTCGGCGATTTCGTCGCGATCGATCGCATCTACGACCCCGGCCTGAAGTGGTCGGTCGCCGTCACGCTCGTCCACTACGCGGTGAGCGTCCTGCTGGGGACCGCGGTCACGAGCCTCTTCGTCTGA
- a CDS encoding TATA-box-binding protein — MSDPKETINIENVVASTGIGQELDLQSVAMDLEGADYDPEQFPGLVYRTQDPKSAALIFRSGKIVCTGAKSTDDVHQSLRIVFDKLRDLEINVNEDPEIVVQNIVTSADLGHNLNLNAIAIGLGLENIEYEPEQFPGLVYRLDDPEVVALLFGSGKLVITGGKKPEDAEHAVDKIVSRLEDLGLLE; from the coding sequence ATGAGCGACCCCAAGGAAACTATCAATATCGAAAACGTCGTCGCCTCGACGGGGATCGGGCAGGAGCTCGACCTCCAGAGCGTCGCCATGGACCTCGAGGGCGCCGACTACGATCCCGAGCAGTTCCCCGGGCTCGTCTACCGCACGCAGGATCCCAAGTCGGCCGCGCTGATCTTCCGCTCGGGCAAGATCGTCTGCACGGGCGCGAAGTCGACCGACGACGTCCACCAGAGCCTTCGCATCGTCTTCGACAAGCTGCGCGACCTGGAGATCAACGTCAACGAGGACCCCGAGATCGTCGTCCAGAACATCGTCACCTCCGCGGACCTGGGTCACAACCTCAACCTGAACGCGATCGCGATCGGGCTGGGTCTGGAGAACATCGAGTACGAGCCCGAGCAGTTCCCCGGACTCGTCTACCGGCTCGACGACCCCGAAGTCGTCGCGCTGCTGTTCGGCTCCGGCAAGCTCGTCATCACGGGCGGCAAGAAGCCCGAAGACGCCGAGCACGCGGTCGACAAGATCGTCTCCCGGCTGGAAGATCTCGGCCTGCTGGAGTAA
- a CDS encoding methyltransferase domain-containing protein — MYLLELGGEDDRFAACEARSAAASVELLAPGLATAGAVERERVETLAYARRASELVGLADADVESASALLSAAAVDREGSVAVRTEDVRGSTGVDTQRVERELGGVLVDRGFDVDLDDPDHVLRALFSDPSAWEREGQLDPRDADGATGGISRGDDLSIADRAVDGEAVCALGWVTAESRRDFGERAPTDRPFFQPGSMDPLLARALANLAGARPGALVVDPMCGTGGVLIEAGLAGADVLGTDAQAKMARGAARNLAHALPTDAAFGTARGDATQLPLPDDAADAVVFDAPYGRQSKIANLDLADLVAGALAEARRIAPRAVVVADRPWDAEARAAGWRIENRFERRVHRSLDRHILVLERDDRGSDDVPK, encoded by the coding sequence GTGTACCTGCTGGAACTGGGCGGCGAGGACGACCGGTTCGCCGCCTGCGAAGCGAGGAGCGCGGCCGCGAGCGTCGAACTGCTCGCGCCGGGACTCGCCACCGCCGGCGCCGTCGAGCGCGAGCGCGTCGAGACGCTGGCGTACGCCCGCCGCGCGAGCGAGCTCGTCGGACTGGCCGACGCCGATGTCGAGAGCGCAAGCGCGTTGCTCTCGGCCGCAGCGGTCGATCGCGAGGGGTCGGTCGCCGTGCGCACCGAGGACGTCCGGGGCTCGACCGGCGTCGACACCCAGCGCGTCGAGCGCGAACTCGGCGGCGTGCTGGTCGATCGCGGCTTCGACGTCGACCTCGACGACCCCGACCACGTGCTGCGCGCGCTGTTTTCCGACCCGAGCGCCTGGGAGCGCGAGGGGCAACTCGACCCGCGCGACGCCGATGGCGCCACTGGAGGGATCAGCCGCGGCGACGACCTTTCGATCGCCGACCGCGCGGTCGACGGCGAGGCGGTCTGCGCGCTGGGCTGGGTGACGGCAGAGAGCCGCCGCGACTTCGGCGAGCGCGCGCCGACCGATCGACCATTCTTCCAGCCCGGCAGCATGGACCCGCTGCTCGCGCGCGCGTTGGCCAACCTCGCCGGTGCGCGCCCCGGCGCGCTCGTCGTCGATCCGATGTGTGGCACCGGCGGCGTCCTGATCGAGGCGGGGCTGGCCGGCGCGGACGTGCTCGGCACCGACGCGCAGGCGAAGATGGCCCGCGGCGCGGCGCGAAACCTCGCCCACGCGCTGCCGACCGACGCCGCGTTCGGGACGGCGCGGGGCGACGCCACGCAGCTCCCGCTGCCGGACGACGCCGCCGACGCCGTGGTGTTCGACGCGCCGTACGGCCGGCAGTCGAAGATCGCCAACCTCGATCTCGCCGATCTGGTCGCCGGGGCGCTCGCGGAGGCCCGCCGGATCGCTCCCAGAGCCGTCGTCGTCGCCGATCGGCCGTGGGACGCCGAAGCGCGGGCGGCCGGCTGGCGGATCGAGAATCGGTTCGAGCGGCGCGTCCACCGGTCGCTGGACCGGCACATTCTCGTGCTCGAACGCGACGACCGCGGGTCGGACGACGTTCCGAAGTGA
- a CDS encoding AAA family ATPase has translation MEPPLWIDEHAPALEDLPQEDVRDYLTEGVDEPINLVLHGPPGSGKTAAVRALADAAHENPDSDLIEINVADFFDRTKTEIKNDPRFASFLEGKSDMAKRDMINHVLKESASYAPVSGEYKTILLDNAEAVREDFQQALRRVMEQHHKTTQFVLTTRQPTKLIPPIRSRCFPVPVRAPSHEEIVSVLEGIADDEDAEYDADGLEYVAGYAAGDLRKAILGTQTTYEQEGEITMNAAYETLGEVGTTDRIEEMLDDAEAGEFTDARKTLDDLLVEEGLEGEEVLRDVLAVAQSRYDDRAQAELYRAAGEVDLDLTEGTNDRLHVSHLLSRIPEIA, from the coding sequence ATGGAACCGCCGCTGTGGATCGACGAGCACGCGCCCGCCCTGGAGGATCTCCCCCAGGAGGACGTGCGCGACTACCTGACCGAGGGCGTCGACGAGCCGATCAACCTCGTGTTGCACGGTCCGCCGGGCAGCGGCAAGACCGCGGCGGTGCGCGCGCTGGCCGACGCCGCCCACGAGAACCCCGACAGCGACCTGATCGAGATCAACGTCGCCGACTTCTTCGATCGCACGAAGACCGAGATCAAGAACGACCCGCGGTTCGCCTCGTTCCTTGAGGGCAAGTCCGACATGGCCAAGCGGGACATGATCAACCACGTCCTCAAGGAGTCGGCGAGCTACGCGCCCGTCTCGGGCGAGTACAAGACGATCCTGCTGGACAACGCCGAGGCCGTCCGCGAGGACTTCCAGCAGGCGCTGCGCCGGGTGATGGAACAGCACCACAAGACGACCCAGTTCGTGCTGACGACGCGCCAGCCGACCAAGCTCATCCCGCCGATCCGGTCGCGCTGTTTCCCCGTGCCGGTCCGGGCGCCCTCTCACGAGGAGATCGTGTCCGTCCTCGAAGGCATCGCCGACGACGAGGACGCCGAGTACGACGCCGACGGTCTGGAGTACGTCGCGGGCTACGCGGCCGGCGACCTCCGGAAGGCGATTCTCGGGACACAGACGACCTACGAACAGGAGGGCGAGATCACGATGAACGCCGCCTACGAGACCCTCGGCGAGGTCGGCACCACGGATCGAATCGAGGAGATGCTCGACGACGCCGAGGCCGGGGAGTTCACCGACGCCCGGAAGACGCTCGACGACCTGCTCGTCGAGGAGGGCCTGGAGGGCGAGGAGGTCCTGCGCGACGTGCTCGCGGTCGCCCAGTCGCGCTACGACGATCGGGCGCAGGCCGAGCTCTACCGCGCGGCCGGCGAGGTCGATCTGGATCTCACCGAGGGAACCAACGACCGCCTGCACGTCTCGCACCTGCTCTCGCGGATCCCCGAGATCGCCTGA
- a CDS encoding DUF7282 domain-containing protein: MRQLDRQTISALFVALALVLAIGPAMGLAGASVQANDDGAETADGGAQTAIENHTTDGTTNHTVETRLTADRITIDRISTDYLTIENLTIEGLNVTSTAVGAMFGASPGDMEGVTVEDGMDNETENGLDNETDDGVEDDLDNESDDGLNETDDEEEDAQPEASVTFEDQETDGSTVTVDSVNVSEGGFVTIHDSSLLEGATFDSVVGSSEYLEPGEHEDVEVQLYDEETVPGAEFDQDALEDNQTLIAMPHLDTNGNESYDFLETDGEEDGPYTEDGEAVVDDAEITVVDDEEMDNETDDGAMDNATDDDAEEMDNETGMAGDAPVPEGDSYEVSTLEAPENATVGDQLTVTAEISNPNDFETNQSVEFRLDGDVVERQFLVLDGGENETVTFEIDTEGLEAGDYNHGVLTYDCGEVADISLEEADEEEDDEEEAPADDGEDEEDEEDAEPNATVTFEDQETDGSTVTVQNVNVSEGGFVTIHDSSLLEGATFDSVVGSSEYLEPGEHEDVEVQLYDEETVPGAEFDQDALEDNQTLIAMPHLDTNDNESYDFLETDGEEDGPYTEDGEAVVDDAEITVVDEEADGEDDAPVDEEEEDDGETNATLDVEDQSGDGTTLEIGQATAGEDFYVVANYDGETSESPTFNAVEERLDYTLTLDPAIESDTTVEVAILSAEDDEELTSQEIEYDVEEEDDEAEAPTDDGEDDEEEAPTEAAVTFEDQETDGSTVTVDSVSLPDGGFVTIHDSSLFDEVVVDSVVGTSEYLEPGEHEDVEVQLYDEEMVPGAEFDQDALEEDQTLIAMPHQDTNDNETYDFVETDGEEDGPYTEDDVPIIDDAGVTVTDGDADAMDDDETDGETNETDGTTNETDGDATGVDGNETAALFA, encoded by the coding sequence ATGAGACAACTGGACCGACAGACGATCAGCGCCCTCTTCGTCGCACTCGCACTCGTGCTCGCGATCGGCCCCGCGATGGGGCTGGCCGGCGCGAGCGTGCAGGCGAACGACGACGGGGCGGAGACAGCGGACGGCGGCGCACAGACTGCGATAGAGAACCACACGACAGACGGAACGACGAACCACACGGTAGAGACCCGACTGACGGCCGATCGGATCACGATCGACCGCATCTCGACCGACTACCTTACCATCGAGAACCTCACCATCGAGGGACTCAACGTGACGAGTACCGCCGTCGGCGCGATGTTCGGTGCATCGCCCGGCGACATGGAAGGTGTGACGGTCGAGGACGGGATGGATAACGAGACCGAGAACGGTCTGGACAACGAGACGGACGACGGAGTCGAGGATGACCTCGACAACGAGAGCGACGACGGCCTGAACGAAACGGACGACGAGGAAGAGGACGCCCAGCCAGAAGCGTCCGTGACGTTCGAGGACCAGGAGACCGACGGTAGCACGGTCACCGTCGACAGCGTCAACGTCTCCGAAGGCGGGTTCGTCACGATCCACGACAGCTCGCTGCTCGAAGGCGCGACGTTCGACAGCGTCGTCGGCTCCTCTGAATACCTCGAACCCGGCGAACACGAGGACGTCGAGGTGCAGCTGTACGACGAGGAGACGGTGCCGGGCGCCGAGTTCGACCAGGACGCTCTGGAGGACAACCAGACGTTGATCGCGATGCCCCACCTCGACACGAACGGCAACGAGTCCTACGACTTCCTCGAGACTGACGGCGAGGAAGACGGGCCGTACACCGAGGACGGGGAAGCCGTGGTCGACGACGCCGAGATCACGGTCGTCGACGACGAGGAGATGGACAACGAGACGGACGATGGCGCGATGGACAACGCGACCGACGACGACGCCGAAGAGATGGACAACGAGACCGGGATGGCGGGGGACGCCCCCGTGCCGGAGGGAGACTCCTACGAAGTGAGCACCCTCGAAGCCCCGGAGAACGCCACGGTCGGCGACCAGCTCACCGTCACCGCGGAGATCTCGAACCCGAACGACTTCGAGACCAACCAGTCCGTCGAGTTCCGTCTCGACGGTGACGTAGTCGAACGGCAGTTCCTCGTTCTCGACGGCGGTGAGAACGAAACCGTGACCTTCGAGATCGACACCGAAGGACTGGAAGCCGGCGATTACAACCACGGCGTTCTGACGTACGACTGCGGCGAGGTCGCGGACATCTCGCTCGAAGAAGCTGACGAGGAGGAAGACGACGAGGAAGAAGCTCCGGCTGACGACGGTGAAGACGAGGAGGACGAAGAGGACGCCGAACCGAACGCCACGGTGACGTTCGAGGACCAGGAGACCGACGGTAGCACGGTCACGGTCCAGAACGTCAACGTCTCGGAGGGCGGGTTCGTCACGATCCACGACAGCTCGCTGCTCGAGGGCGCGACGTTCGACAGCGTCGTCGGCAGCTCCGAGTACCTCGAGCCCGGCGAACACGAGGACGTCGAAGTACAGCTGTACGACGAAGAGACGGTGCCGGGCGCCGAGTTCGACCAGGACGCTCTGGAGGACAACCAGACGCTGATCGCGATGCCTCACCTCGACACGAACGACAACGAGTCCTACGACTTCCTCGAGACTGACGGCGAGGAAGACGGGCCGTACACCGAGGACGGGGAAGCCGTGGTCGACGACGCCGAGATCACGGTCGTCGACGAGGAAGCGGACGGTGAGGACGACGCGCCGGTTGACGAGGAAGAAGAGGACGACGGTGAGACGAACGCGACGCTCGACGTCGAGGACCAGAGCGGTGACGGTACGACGCTCGAGATCGGCCAAGCCACCGCCGGCGAGGACTTCTACGTCGTCGCCAACTACGACGGCGAAACCTCGGAAAGCCCGACGTTCAACGCCGTCGAGGAGCGCCTCGACTACACGCTGACGCTCGATCCGGCCATCGAGAGCGACACGACCGTCGAGGTCGCCATCCTCTCCGCGGAGGACGACGAGGAACTGACCAGCCAGGAGATCGAGTACGACGTCGAGGAGGAAGATGACGAGGCGGAGGCACCCACTGACGACGGTGAAGACGATGAAGAGGAGGCTCCGACCGAGGCTGCCGTGACGTTCGAGGACCAGGAGACCGACGGTAGCACGGTCACTGTCGACAGCGTCAGTCTTCCCGACGGTGGATTCGTGACGATTCACGACAGCTCACTGTTCGATGAGGTCGTCGTCGACAGCGTGGTCGGCACCTCCGAGTACCTCGAACCCGGCGAACACGAGGACGTCGAGGTCCAGCTGTACGACGAGGAGATGGTGCCGGGCGCCGAGTTCGATCAGGACGCCCTGGAGGAGGACCAGACGCTGATCGCGATGCCCCATCAGGACACCAACGACAACGAAACGTACGATTTCGTCGAAACCGACGGCGAGGAGGATGGTCCGTACACCGAGGATGATGTCCCCATCATCGACGACGCGGGAGTTACCGTAACTGACGGTGACGCGGACGCGATGGACGACGACGAAACCGACGGCGAGACGAACGAGACGGACGGGACGACCAACGAGACCGACGGCGACGCGACCGGCGTCGACGGCAACGAGACGGCGGCGCTGTTCGCCTGA
- the rnz gene encoding ribonuclease Z: MTLRATFLGTGGAVPTTERNPPAIAVNREGDQLLFDCAEGTQRQMMRFGTGFGVSHLFVTHTHGDHVYGIPGLLDTLDFNDREDALTIHVPPGKKGELRAFVDAAGARPTFPLRINEVRDGTVALRRDDYEVRAFEVEHRTSAVGYALVEDDRKGRFDREKAEELGVPVGPKFSRLHEGESVELDDGTVIDPEQVVGSPRPGRKLVYTGDTRPIDRTVVVADGADLLIHDATFADDRADRARKTGHATAREAAEIADRADVSRLALLHVSSRYTGDVGAHLREAREAFDGDVFAPDDGRTVEVPYPDGG; this comes from the coding sequence ATGACGCTGCGCGCGACGTTCCTCGGAACCGGCGGGGCCGTGCCGACGACCGAGCGTAACCCGCCCGCGATCGCGGTCAACCGCGAGGGCGACCAGCTGCTGTTCGACTGCGCCGAGGGAACTCAGCGCCAGATGATGCGCTTCGGCACCGGTTTCGGCGTCTCCCATCTCTTCGTCACGCACACCCACGGCGATCACGTCTACGGCATCCCCGGACTGCTCGACACGCTCGATTTCAACGACCGCGAGGACGCGCTGACGATCCACGTCCCGCCGGGCAAGAAGGGCGAGCTCCGGGCGTTCGTCGACGCCGCCGGCGCCCGACCCACGTTCCCGCTGCGGATCAACGAAGTCCGGGACGGAACGGTCGCGCTGCGCCGCGACGACTACGAAGTGCGGGCGTTCGAGGTCGAACACCGCACCAGCGCCGTCGGCTACGCGCTCGTCGAGGACGACCGCAAGGGCCGGTTCGATCGCGAGAAAGCGGAGGAGCTGGGCGTCCCCGTCGGGCCGAAGTTCTCGCGGCTCCACGAGGGCGAGTCGGTCGAACTGGACGACGGCACCGTGATCGATCCCGAGCAGGTCGTCGGATCGCCGCGGCCGGGCCGGAAACTCGTCTACACCGGCGACACGCGCCCGATCGATCGCACCGTCGTGGTCGCAGACGGCGCCGACCTGCTGATCCACGACGCCACGTTCGCCGACGACCGGGCGGACCGCGCCCGGAAAACCGGTCACGCGACGGCGCGCGAGGCCGCCGAAATCGCCGACCGTGCCGACGTCAGCCGGCTCGCGCTGCTGCACGTCTCCTCGCGATACACCGGCGACGTCGGCGCCCACCTGCGGGAGGCCCGCGAGGCGTTCGACGGCGACGTGTTCGCGCCCGACGACGGCCGGACCGTCGAGGTGCCCTACCCCGACGGAGGGTGA
- a CDS encoding DUF460 domain-containing protein has translation MSHRTSALDAVVFGVDVQSGDVRGDAPSYALCVFDGESIERDVVSYRKLRRLIADREPAMVATDNMYELAENKDALIALLGDLPDGTRLVQVTGDEQPEPLSRVAKRHGVPYGKDPMQEAEAAARLAARNVGYEVSAFTDTTEVKVARGRSTGKGGWSEDRYTRKIHGAVKRRSREVESELDDAALEYEKDVTEKYGGFSNAIFRVSGRPEDIPVGRERSGDVRIEIERERRDGIEFHPLVKRRDHVLVGIDPGTTTAVAVVGLDGEVLDVLSTRTADTAAVIEWIVERGRPILVAADVTPMPETVEKIRRSFDAAPWTPTSDLPVDTKQHRTREEGYDNDHERDAMAAALSAFDEREDQFRRIARKVPPEFDRGEVTARVVAGEESVETVLEDLTEPDEEETEETEHSPRELTDEEKRIRDLERQVERLESHVDRLEDTVDEKDERIEELEGELSEARREERREARERREVTRLQRKNERLQREIEELEEDNEALEDKLDRLKELWKLDHSNFADVSAKKKDLIPIKPVEKFTANALEDAHESYGLAEDDVIFLRDASGAGRSTAERLVDVDPRVVLKAGGDLSDVADEILFEHEIPVGPAADVRMQEVDELAVARETDVEAVIEDWHDRAEERRKEQNAEMVDQIISEHRVRDDEAGASGL, from the coding sequence GTGAGCCACCGAACGAGCGCCCTCGACGCGGTCGTGTTCGGCGTCGACGTCCAGAGCGGCGACGTGCGGGGCGACGCGCCCTCCTACGCGCTGTGCGTCTTCGACGGCGAGTCGATCGAGCGGGACGTCGTCAGCTACCGCAAGCTCCGCCGGCTGATCGCGGACCGGGAACCCGCGATGGTCGCCACCGACAACATGTACGAGCTCGCGGAGAACAAGGACGCCCTGATCGCGCTTTTGGGCGACCTGCCCGACGGCACCCGGCTCGTGCAGGTGACCGGCGACGAGCAGCCCGAGCCGCTCTCGCGGGTCGCCAAGCGCCACGGCGTCCCCTACGGCAAGGACCCGATGCAGGAAGCCGAGGCCGCCGCGCGACTCGCGGCCCGGAACGTGGGCTACGAGGTCTCGGCGTTCACCGACACGACCGAGGTCAAAGTCGCCCGGGGGCGTTCGACCGGAAAGGGCGGATGGAGCGAGGACCGCTACACGCGCAAGATCCACGGCGCGGTCAAGCGTCGCTCGCGGGAGGTCGAGAGCGAACTCGACGACGCCGCACTCGAGTACGAGAAAGACGTCACCGAGAAGTACGGCGGGTTCAGCAACGCAATTTTTCGGGTATCGGGACGACCCGAGGACATCCCCGTCGGCCGCGAGCGCTCGGGCGACGTGCGGATCGAGATCGAGCGCGAGCGCCGCGACGGCATCGAGTTCCACCCGCTCGTGAAGCGCCGGGACCACGTGCTCGTGGGGATCGACCCCGGGACGACGACCGCCGTCGCCGTCGTCGGGCTCGACGGCGAGGTGCTGGACGTGCTCTCGACGCGGACCGCCGACACCGCCGCCGTGATCGAGTGGATCGTCGAGCGCGGGCGGCCGATCCTCGTCGCCGCCGACGTGACGCCGATGCCCGAGACCGTCGAGAAGATCCGCCGCAGCTTCGACGCCGCGCCGTGGACGCCGACCTCGGACCTGCCGGTCGACACCAAGCAGCACCGCACCCGCGAGGAGGGGTACGACAACGACCACGAGCGCGACGCCATGGCCGCCGCGCTGTCGGCGTTCGACGAGCGCGAGGATCAGTTCCGCCGGATCGCCCGCAAGGTGCCCCCGGAGTTCGACCGGGGCGAGGTCACCGCCCGCGTCGTCGCCGGCGAGGAGTCCGTCGAGACGGTGCTGGAGGACCTCACCGAGCCCGACGAGGAGGAGACAGAGGAGACCGAGCACAGTCCCCGCGAGCTCACCGACGAGGAAAAGCGGATTCGGGATCTCGAACGGCAGGTCGAGCGCCTCGAATCCCACGTCGATCGGCTGGAGGACACAGTCGACGAGAAAGACGAGCGCATCGAGGAACTGGAGGGCGAGCTCTCGGAGGCCCGCCGCGAGGAGCGCCGCGAGGCCCGCGAGCGCCGCGAGGTGACTCGGCTCCAGCGCAAGAACGAGCGCCTGCAGCGGGAGATCGAAGAGTTGGAGGAGGACAACGAAGCCCTAGAGGACAAGCTCGACCGCCTGAAAGAGCTCTGGAAGCTCGACCACTCGAACTTCGCGGACGTCTCCGCGAAGAAGAAGGATCTGATTCCGATCAAGCCCGTCGAGAAGTTCACCGCGAACGCCCTCGAAGACGCCCACGAGAGCTACGGGCTCGCCGAGGACGACGTGATCTTCCTCCGGGACGCCAGCGGCGCCGGGCGCTCGACCGCCGAGCGCCTCGTCGACGTCGATCCCCGCGTCGTGCTCAAGGCCGGTGGCGACCTCTCCGACGTCGCCGACGAGATCCTCTTCGAGCACGAAATCCCGGTCGGCCCCGCCGCGGACGTCCGGATGCAGGAGGTCGACGAGCTCGCGGTCGCACGGGAAACGGATGTCGAGGCCGTGATCGAGGACTGGCACGACAGGGCCGAGGAACGACGCAAGGAGCAGAACGCCGAGATGGTCGACCAGATCATCAGCGAGCACCGGGTGCGCGACGACGAGGCCGGGGCGTCCGGCCTCTGA